A single Micromonospora sp. CCTCC AA 2012012 DNA region contains:
- a CDS encoding ArsR/SmtB family transcription factor: MSDVFAALASPTRRELLRLLRERGGQPVAQLAAHFDMRRPSLSEHLKVLKDAGLVTEEPIGRQRLYSLRPEPLREVADWLGPYERFWRARLADLRDVLDGLPDE, encoded by the coding sequence GTGTCTGACGTCTTCGCCGCGCTGGCCAGCCCCACCCGCCGCGAGCTGCTGCGCCTGCTGCGGGAACGGGGCGGGCAACCCGTCGCGCAGCTCGCCGCGCACTTCGACATGCGCCGCCCCAGCCTCTCGGAGCACCTCAAGGTGCTCAAGGACGCCGGCCTGGTGACCGAGGAGCCGATCGGCCGGCAGCGGCTCTACTCCCTGCGGCCCGAGCCGCTGCGGGAGGTCGCCGACTGGCTCGGCCCGTACGAGCGGTTCTGGCGGGCCCGCCTGGCCGACCTGCGGGACGTGCTGGACGGGCTGCCGGATGAGTGA
- a CDS encoding VOC family protein has translation MSLFITCPVESVERATAFYTALGWTLNAEMSDHNVSCFAIAPEQYVMLGSREMYASVGGVEELIGGPQTPSKVTVSFDLDSREAVDELIDRAGAAGGRIGDTDDYPFMYQRQFDDPDGYHYSPFWMKTDADPTA, from the coding sequence ATGAGCCTCTTCATCACCTGCCCGGTCGAGAGCGTCGAGCGCGCAACCGCCTTCTACACCGCCCTCGGCTGGACCCTCAACGCCGAGATGTCCGACCACAACGTGTCGTGCTTCGCGATCGCCCCCGAGCAGTACGTCATGCTCGGCAGCCGCGAGATGTACGCGAGCGTCGGCGGAGTCGAAGAGCTGATCGGCGGACCTCAGACGCCCTCCAAGGTCACGGTCTCGTTCGACCTGGACAGCCGCGAGGCGGTCGACGAACTCATCGACCGCGCCGGCGCCGCGGGCGGGCGGATCGGTGACACGGACGACTACCCCTTCATGTACCAGCGTCAATTCGATGACCCCGACGGCTACCACTACTCACCGTTCTGGATGAAGACGGACGCCGATCCGACCGCGTGA
- a CDS encoding carbohydrate ABC transporter permease, translated as MRHGRFPLIVSFLLPPLVLYGVFVLSPYLQAFQISTTDWLGYSAQADPVGLANFRTLLHDGYVWNALTNNAILLAVVPVLTIVLGLFFATMLTMGGRKGRAGVTGVRGSAVYRLVYFFPQVLSVVIIALLWKEIYHPTTGLLNGALRSVGLPTPAWLGDPRFAFWCVLAVMVWSNVGFYVVLFGAAMQAIPRDIYEAVLLDGASRAVMLRRITIPLLWDTVQVAWIYLAIAALDGFILVQLMTNGGPNFSSDVIGMRMYDTAFGSETKFGYASAIGVVMFFLTLSVAVLALRAARRERIEYS; from the coding sequence ATGCGACACGGCAGATTCCCGCTGATCGTCAGCTTCCTGCTGCCACCGCTGGTGCTGTACGGCGTCTTCGTGCTCTCGCCGTACCTCCAGGCCTTCCAGATCTCGACCACCGACTGGCTGGGCTACTCGGCGCAGGCCGACCCGGTCGGCCTGGCCAACTTCCGCACCCTGCTGCACGACGGGTACGTCTGGAACGCGCTGACCAACAACGCGATCCTGCTGGCCGTGGTGCCGGTGCTGACCATCGTGCTCGGCCTCTTCTTCGCCACCATGCTCACCATGGGCGGACGCAAGGGCCGGGCCGGGGTCACCGGCGTGCGCGGCAGCGCGGTCTACCGGCTGGTCTACTTCTTCCCGCAGGTGCTCTCGGTGGTGATCATCGCGCTGCTGTGGAAGGAGATCTACCACCCGACCACCGGCCTGCTCAACGGCGCGCTGCGGTCGGTCGGCCTGCCCACGCCGGCCTGGCTCGGCGATCCGCGGTTCGCCTTCTGGTGCGTGCTGGCGGTGATGGTCTGGAGCAACGTCGGCTTCTACGTGGTGCTCTTCGGCGCCGCCATGCAGGCCATCCCGCGCGACATCTACGAGGCGGTGCTGCTCGACGGCGCCTCCCGCGCGGTGATGCTGCGCCGGATCACCATCCCGCTGCTCTGGGACACCGTCCAGGTGGCCTGGATCTATCTGGCCATCGCCGCGCTGGACGGGTTCATCCTGGTCCAGTTGATGACCAACGGCGGCCCGAACTTCTCCTCCGACGTGATCGGCATGCGGATGTACGACACCGCCTTCGGCAGCGAGACCAAGTTCGGGTACGCCTCGGCGATCGGCGTGGTGATGTTCTTCCTGACCCTCTCGGTGGCGGTGCTGGCACTACGGGCCGCCCGGCGCGAACGGATCGAGTACTCTTGA
- the ngcE gene encoding N-acetylglucosamine/diacetylchitobiose ABC transporter substrate-binding protein, with protein sequence MNRRDILRRSAAAGLLATPAAGLLAGCATSGGDDDKGDAGTYQGTKSAQNPLGVKEDAPLEVVIFNGGFGEEYAKAHEAMYREAHPKAKINHSATQEINKTLQPRFVDGTPPDVVNNSGAGQIDPGGLVAQNALADLGELLAAPSLDIPGKSVKDTLLPGAVEVGSYDGRFLVMNYTYTVYGIWHSTKLFTERNWQYAKTWDEHIALCKQIKAAGIAPWTYAGQHPRYMSWPLISTAIKFGGPSVATAIDNLEPNAWKSDAMKAAADAWYQIVKDKFILDGSPGLDHKQSQTAWCQGKAAFISCGSWLESEQKDVTPAGFDMTVAPTPSLSSGDKLPFEAIRGTAGEPFIVPAKAKNVAGGREYLRTMLSRKGAQDFTRKVASLTVVAGATDGVELPFGLSTVVKALEASGANGFNWVYNNYYRKLERNLVDAACGEFFSGRSTPAQFLDQCQKGADSIAQDSSIKKYKRAA encoded by the coding sequence ATGAACAGGCGTGACATCCTGCGGCGCAGCGCTGCCGCCGGCCTGCTGGCCACCCCCGCCGCCGGCCTGCTCGCCGGCTGCGCGACCTCCGGCGGCGACGACGACAAGGGCGACGCCGGCACCTACCAGGGCACCAAGAGCGCGCAGAACCCGCTGGGCGTCAAGGAGGACGCCCCGCTGGAGGTGGTGATCTTCAACGGCGGCTTCGGCGAGGAGTACGCCAAGGCCCACGAGGCGATGTACCGGGAGGCCCACCCGAAGGCGAAGATCAACCACTCCGCCACCCAGGAGATCAACAAGACGCTCCAGCCCCGCTTCGTCGACGGCACCCCGCCCGACGTGGTGAACAACTCCGGCGCCGGCCAGATCGACCCCGGTGGCCTGGTCGCCCAGAACGCCCTCGCCGACCTCGGCGAGCTGCTCGCCGCGCCGAGCCTCGACATCCCCGGCAAGAGCGTCAAGGACACCCTGCTCCCCGGCGCCGTCGAGGTCGGCTCCTACGACGGCCGGTTCCTGGTGATGAACTACACCTACACCGTCTACGGCATCTGGCACTCCACCAAACTCTTCACCGAGCGCAACTGGCAGTACGCCAAGACCTGGGACGAGCACATCGCCCTCTGCAAGCAGATCAAGGCCGCCGGCATCGCCCCCTGGACGTACGCGGGCCAGCACCCGCGCTACATGAGCTGGCCGCTGATCTCCACCGCGATCAAGTTCGGCGGCCCGTCGGTCGCCACCGCGATCGACAACCTGGAGCCCAACGCCTGGAAGTCCGACGCGATGAAGGCCGCCGCCGACGCCTGGTACCAGATCGTCAAGGACAAGTTCATCCTCGACGGATCGCCCGGCCTGGACCACAAGCAGTCGCAGACCGCCTGGTGCCAGGGCAAGGCCGCCTTCATCTCCTGCGGCTCCTGGCTGGAGAGCGAGCAGAAGGACGTCACCCCGGCCGGGTTCGACATGACCGTCGCCCCGACGCCCAGCCTGAGCAGCGGCGACAAGCTGCCGTTCGAGGCGATCCGCGGCACCGCCGGTGAGCCGTTCATCGTCCCGGCCAAGGCGAAGAACGTCGCCGGCGGCCGGGAATACCTGCGTACGATGCTCTCCCGCAAGGGCGCCCAGGACTTCACCAGGAAGGTCGCCAGCCTCACCGTGGTGGCCGGCGCCACCGACGGCGTCGAGCTGCCGTTCGGGCTGTCCACCGTGGTCAAGGCGCTGGAGGCCTCCGGCGCGAACGGCTTCAACTGGGTCTACAACAACTACTACCGCAAGCTGGAGCGCAACCTCGTCGACGCCGCCTGCGGCGAGTTCTTCAGCGGCCGGTCCACCCCGGCGCAGTTCCTCGACCAGTGCCAGAAGGGCGCCGACTCGATCGCCCAGGACAGCTCGATCAAGAAGTACAAGCGGGCCGCGTGA
- a CDS encoding winged helix-turn-helix transcriptional regulator: protein MSDLAAALDIVGARWALLIVERLLDGPQRYGDLQRDLGVPTNMLATRLRELEAAGVLARLPLRHNTRAYALTERGFALREAIVALGNWGRNDAQEAALPDHGLAQGRNPA from the coding sequence GTGAGCGACCTCGCCGCGGCCCTCGACATCGTCGGAGCACGGTGGGCCCTGCTCATCGTGGAACGGCTGCTCGACGGGCCACAACGCTACGGCGACCTGCAACGCGACCTCGGCGTGCCGACGAACATGCTCGCGACACGCCTGCGCGAGCTCGAAGCGGCCGGCGTGCTGGCCCGCCTGCCCCTTCGACACAACACCCGGGCCTATGCGCTGACCGAGCGCGGGTTCGCCCTGCGCGAGGCGATCGTCGCACTCGGCAACTGGGGCAGGAACGACGCCCAGGAAGCGGCCCTTCCGGATCATGGCCTGGCCCAGGGCAGGAATCCTGCATGA
- a CDS encoding carbohydrate ABC transporter permease: MTTVDSGAPPVRATAPERTTDRPPRRELGVANAFSHGFLLLWAAMTLLPLAWLFLSSLKDNGEILADPWGLPGRLRLDNWARAWTTAHIGRYFLNSAVVVAGSLTLTMLLGATAAYVFARYDFRGRQVLYYLFVGGMMFPVFLALVPLFFVVRNAGLFGTWTGLILVYTAYSLPFTVFFLTAFFRTLPTAVAEAALIDGCGHFRLFFRVMLPMARPGLISVGIFNFLSHWNQFLLPQVLMQGDESKWMLAQGLNALAVNQGYAGDYAQLFAGLAIAVLPVLVVYVAFQRQIQAGLTAGQLK, from the coding sequence TTGACCACCGTCGACTCCGGCGCCCCGCCGGTCCGGGCGACCGCGCCCGAGCGCACCACCGACCGGCCGCCGCGCCGGGAGCTGGGCGTGGCGAACGCGTTCTCGCACGGCTTCCTGCTGCTCTGGGCGGCGATGACGCTGCTGCCGCTGGCCTGGCTCTTCCTCAGCTCGCTCAAGGACAACGGCGAGATCCTGGCCGACCCGTGGGGGCTGCCGGGGCGGCTGCGCCTGGACAACTGGGCGCGGGCCTGGACGACGGCGCACATCGGCCGGTACTTCCTCAACAGCGCGGTGGTCGTGGCCGGCTCGCTGACCCTGACCATGCTGCTCGGCGCCACGGCCGCGTACGTCTTCGCCCGGTACGACTTCCGGGGCCGGCAGGTGCTCTACTATCTCTTCGTCGGCGGCATGATGTTCCCGGTCTTCCTCGCCCTGGTGCCGCTCTTCTTCGTGGTGCGCAACGCCGGCCTCTTCGGCACCTGGACCGGTCTGATCCTGGTCTACACCGCCTACTCGCTGCCGTTCACGGTCTTCTTCCTGACCGCGTTCTTCCGGACCCTGCCGACGGCCGTGGCGGAGGCCGCGCTGATCGACGGCTGCGGCCACTTCCGGCTCTTCTTCCGGGTGATGCTGCCGATGGCGCGACCGGGACTGATCAGTGTCGGGATTTTCAACTTCCTCAGCCACTGGAACCAGTTCCTGCTGCCGCAGGTGCTGATGCAGGGCGACGAGTCGAAGTGGATGCTCGCCCAGGGGCTGAACGCGCTCGCCGTCAACCAGGGCTACGCCGGCGACTACGCGCAACTCTTCGCCGGCCTCGCCATCGCCGTGCTCCCGGTGCTGGTGGTCTACGTCGCCTTCCAGCGCCAGATCCAGGCGGGGCTGACCGCCGGCCAGCTCAAGTGA
- a CDS encoding VOC family protein — MSVTHVRLVSVPVRDQDRARDFYVDTLGFDLVRDNPMGPGGRWVQVAPKGAATALTLVTWFPTMPPGSLKGLVLETDDLDGDVARLRARGVVFAEDGILTAPWGRYVTFDDPDGNGIVLQATRV, encoded by the coding sequence ATGAGTGTCACCCACGTGCGACTGGTCTCCGTGCCGGTCCGGGACCAGGACCGGGCCCGCGACTTCTATGTCGACACGCTCGGCTTCGACCTGGTCCGGGACAACCCGATGGGGCCCGGCGGCCGCTGGGTCCAGGTCGCGCCCAAGGGGGCCGCGACGGCGCTGACCCTGGTCACCTGGTTCCCCACCATGCCGCCCGGCTCGCTCAAGGGCCTGGTCCTGGAGACCGACGACCTCGACGGCGATGTCGCCCGGCTGCGCGCGCGAGGCGTGGTGTTCGCCGAGGACGGCATCCTGACCGCGCCGTGGGGGCGTTACGTGACCTTCGACGACCCGGACGGCAACGGCATCGTGCTCCAGGCCACCCGTGTCTGA
- a CDS encoding CoA-acylating methylmalonate-semialdehyde dehydrogenase: MSGSIGHFVDGKRIGGSSERRADVFDPATGRRTGAVELACAADVARAVEAAERAARSWRDASLSKRTAVLFALRELVHARRDRLAELITAEHGKVLADAAGEVQRGLEVIEYACGIPSALRGGFSENVSTEVDSYSLRQPLGVVAVISPFNFPVMVPLWFVPVAIACGNAVVLKPSEKTPSAALLLAEWFAEAGLPDGVFNVVNGDKEAVDALLDHPGVKAVSFVGSTPVARYVHQRGSMAGKRVQALGGAKNHMVVLPDADLDLAADAAVNAGFGSAGERCMAISALVAVEPVADALVARIAERMAGLRTGDGRRGCDMGPLVTAAHAAKVRSYVESGVAAGAVPVVDGRDTVPDGAAEGFWLGPTLFDHVTPQMSIYTDEIFGPVLSVLRVGSYDEAVELVNANPYGNGTAIFTNDGRAARRYQHEVEVGMVGINVPIPVPMAYYSFGGWKASLFGDLHAHGADGVAFFTRGKVVTSRWPDPSGGGVNLGFPTQT, from the coding sequence ATGAGCGGGAGCATCGGGCACTTCGTCGACGGCAAGCGGATCGGGGGCAGCTCCGAGCGGCGCGCCGACGTCTTCGACCCGGCCACCGGTCGGCGTACCGGTGCGGTGGAGCTGGCCTGCGCCGCGGACGTGGCGCGGGCGGTCGAGGCCGCCGAGCGGGCCGCGCGGAGCTGGCGGGACGCCTCTCTTTCCAAGCGGACGGCGGTGCTCTTCGCGCTCCGCGAGCTGGTCCACGCCCGCCGCGACCGGCTGGCCGAGCTGATCACCGCCGAGCACGGCAAGGTGCTCGCGGACGCGGCGGGCGAGGTGCAGCGCGGCCTGGAGGTGATCGAGTACGCCTGCGGCATCCCCTCGGCGCTGCGCGGCGGCTTCTCGGAGAACGTCTCCACCGAGGTCGACTCCTACAGCCTGCGTCAGCCGCTCGGGGTGGTGGCGGTGATCTCGCCGTTCAACTTCCCGGTGATGGTGCCGCTGTGGTTCGTGCCGGTCGCCATCGCCTGCGGCAACGCGGTGGTGCTGAAGCCGAGCGAGAAGACCCCGAGCGCGGCGCTGCTGCTGGCCGAGTGGTTCGCCGAGGCGGGCCTGCCCGACGGGGTGTTCAACGTGGTCAACGGCGACAAGGAGGCGGTGGACGCGCTGCTGGACCACCCCGGGGTGAAGGCGGTCTCGTTCGTCGGCTCCACCCCGGTCGCCCGCTATGTGCACCAGCGCGGGTCGATGGCGGGCAAGCGGGTGCAGGCGCTCGGCGGGGCGAAGAACCACATGGTGGTGCTCCCCGACGCCGACCTGGACCTGGCGGCCGACGCGGCGGTCAACGCCGGCTTCGGTTCGGCGGGGGAGCGGTGCATGGCGATCTCCGCCCTGGTGGCGGTGGAACCGGTCGCCGACGCCCTGGTGGCGAGGATCGCCGAGCGGATGGCCGGGTTGCGCACCGGTGACGGTCGGCGGGGCTGCGACATGGGCCCGCTGGTGACCGCCGCGCACGCGGCGAAGGTCCGCTCCTACGTGGAGTCCGGGGTCGCGGCCGGCGCGGTGCCGGTGGTGGACGGGCGGGACACCGTCCCGGACGGCGCGGCGGAGGGCTTCTGGCTGGGCCCGACGCTCTTCGACCACGTCACCCCGCAGATGTCGATCTACACGGACGAGATCTTCGGCCCGGTGCTCAGCGTGCTGCGGGTCGGCTCGTACGACGAGGCGGTCGAGCTGGTCAACGCCAACCCGTACGGCAACGGCACGGCGATCTTCACCAACGACGGTCGCGCCGCCCGGCGCTACCAGCACGAGGTGGAGGTCGGCATGGTCGGGATCAACGTGCCGATCCCGGTGCCGATGGCGTACTACTCCTTCGGCGGCTGGAAGGCGTCGCTCTTCGGCGACCTGCACGCGCACGGCGCCGACGGGGTCGCCTTCTTCACCCGGGGCAAGGTGGTCACCAGCCGCTGGCCCGACCCGAGCGGCGGTGGGGTCAACCTCGGCTTCCCCACCCAGACCTGA
- a CDS encoding SRPBCC family protein: MSEPTSIAVDQFLAHPPARVWRALTDPDLIARWLMPNDFAPVPGHRFTFRTEPRPGQGFDGVVHCEVLEVDPPRRLRWAWRGGRLDTVVSWTLVPEGRGTRLFLEHSGFDPDDPVQRRTFTLLDGGWRTHVWRRLNRTLTDLG, translated from the coding sequence ATGAGTGAGCCGACCAGCATCGCGGTCGACCAGTTCCTGGCCCACCCGCCGGCCCGGGTGTGGCGGGCGCTGACCGATCCGGACCTGATCGCCCGCTGGCTGATGCCGAACGACTTCGCCCCCGTCCCCGGCCACCGGTTCACCTTCCGTACCGAGCCCCGTCCGGGCCAGGGGTTCGACGGCGTCGTGCACTGCGAGGTGCTGGAGGTGGACCCGCCGCGCCGGCTGCGGTGGGCCTGGCGCGGCGGGCGGCTGGACACGGTGGTGAGCTGGACGCTCGTGCCGGAGGGGCGAGGCACCCGCCTCTTCCTGGAGCACTCCGGCTTCGACCCTGACGACCCGGTGCAGCGCCGCACGTTCACGCTGCTCGACGGCGGCTGGCGCACCCACGTCTGGCGCCGTCTCAACCGGACGCTCACCGACCTCGGCTAG
- a CDS encoding acyltransferase family protein — protein MRRLRQLAERTPATRERYVDLLRALAITMVVIGHWGITVIGHDPTGRPTGHSALGDLPWVWPLTWVAQVMPVFFLVGGYANAAALATHRARGGGATDWLVDRSARLVRPTTALLVVLAVGAAVASSRGAAATEVRTVVWFATIPLWFLVAYLVVVPLTPPMYALHRRYGLVVPLVLVGLVALGDLGRLLGPAGLATGNYLFGWLAVHQVGFAWYDARSPDLPRRRRLPTSRRAALVLLAGGLLTLILLTVPGPYPVVMLNVPGERLDNAAPPSLALLAAATTQLGLVLLLRDPATRWLRRRAPWQAVIAVNAVVLTVFLWHLTAAVLLVGLLDALGVLPTPRVGSAAWWAWRVPWLAALAVVLAALVAVFGPIEARSRRSAAPGDPAAARHGGRMPLRTGAVVAGYAGVVAGLLLNSLTRKAAPEPLGLPAPALVAYLAGAGVLRLLRSGWGSRG, from the coding sequence ATGCGCCGCCTGCGGCAGCTCGCCGAGCGCACTCCGGCCACCCGGGAGCGGTACGTCGACCTGCTCCGGGCGCTCGCCATCACCATGGTCGTGATCGGTCACTGGGGCATCACCGTCATCGGTCACGACCCGACCGGCCGACCCACCGGGCACTCCGCCCTGGGCGACCTGCCCTGGGTCTGGCCGCTGACCTGGGTGGCCCAGGTGATGCCGGTCTTCTTCCTGGTCGGCGGGTACGCCAACGCCGCCGCACTGGCCACCCACCGCGCCCGGGGCGGCGGCGCCACCGACTGGCTGGTCGACCGGAGCGCGCGGCTGGTCCGCCCCACCACCGCACTGCTGGTGGTGCTGGCGGTGGGCGCCGCCGTGGCGTCATCCCGCGGTGCCGCCGCCACCGAGGTCCGCACCGTGGTCTGGTTCGCCACCATCCCGCTCTGGTTCCTCGTCGCCTACCTGGTGGTGGTGCCGCTGACCCCACCGATGTACGCCCTGCACCGCCGCTACGGCCTGGTCGTGCCGCTGGTGCTGGTCGGTCTGGTGGCGCTCGGCGACCTGGGCCGGCTGCTCGGGCCGGCCGGCCTGGCGACCGGGAACTACCTCTTCGGCTGGCTGGCCGTGCACCAGGTCGGCTTCGCCTGGTACGACGCCCGCTCCCCGGACCTGCCGCGCCGCCGCCGACTGCCCACGTCCCGCCGGGCCGCGCTGGTGCTGCTGGCCGGCGGGCTGCTCACGCTGATCCTGCTGACGGTGCCCGGGCCGTACCCGGTGGTGATGTTGAACGTGCCCGGCGAGCGGCTGGACAACGCCGCGCCGCCGAGCCTGGCGCTGCTCGCGGCGGCCACCACCCAGCTCGGGCTGGTCCTGCTGCTGCGCGACCCGGCCACCCGCTGGCTGCGCCGCCGCGCCCCGTGGCAGGCGGTGATCGCGGTCAACGCGGTGGTGCTGACCGTCTTCCTCTGGCACCTGACCGCCGCCGTGCTGCTGGTCGGGCTGCTCGACGCGCTCGGCGTGCTGCCCACCCCCCGGGTCGGCTCGGCGGCGTGGTGGGCGTGGCGGGTCCCCTGGCTGGCCGCGCTCGCCGTGGTGCTGGCGGCGCTGGTCGCCGTCTTCGGCCCGATCGAAGCGCGCAGCCGGCGGTCCGCCGCGCCCGGTGACCCGGCGGCGGCCCGGCACGGCGGACGGATGCCCCTGCGCACCGGGGCTGTCGTGGCCGGCTACGCGGGCGTGGTGGCGGGGCTGCTGCTGAACAGCCTGACCCGCAAGGCCGCCCCGGAACCGCTGGGGCTGCCCGCCCCGGCGCTGGTGGCGTACCTGGCCGGGGCGGGAGTGCTGCGGCTGCTCAGGTCTGGGTGGGGAAGCCGAGGTTGA